The following coding sequences lie in one Arachis ipaensis cultivar K30076 chromosome B03, Araip1.1, whole genome shotgun sequence genomic window:
- the LOC107633775 gene encoding protein FAR1-RELATED SEQUENCE 5-like produces MNAEEVGGNEVQEEHLPEGEPGFDLSADDILNQVWKSVEDAYEFYRRYGRVNRFGVRKGDSGKDSHSNVVRYQFFCNKEGLREIKHYNRIDRQRGHKPETRTGCKAMLSIYLEKSEQKWKVRKVVLDHNHDLAPVGMSYLIRSHRKMTDAAKAHIDGMHAYGIGTSKILGHMAGMSGGYSLLGFLKKDAYNYADKMRRSRIADGDANATLVYLEGKAVVDPMYVARYNLTKDERLGNMVWADGNSRSDFQCFGDVLAFDSTYRKNRYKRPVVIFSGSNNHKQTTIFGFGLLIDETVSSYTWMLQNLLEVMCQKKPCVVVTDGDKAMIKAVKSVLPEATHHLCAWHVEKNVTSNVKDERLRSLFKRWLYMDMEVNEFKEDWAAAIEEFGLHDSSWARHMHEKRKLWVKAYLRDKFCARFQTTSRCEGINAVVNKFSKSSHTILELVQNLELVVHEYRNKEMLLQFNSIYTNPVMTTCLRSIEIAAASVYTRELFAYVRKEIEGAGAVNLLTKKRCLNTTVYYLEEYEKPDVQVMAAFGRSTGKLDCQCFFWEKNGYPCRHMFFMMKAAHLQEIPERLVLRRWRKDAKDIDQYGYERDTRGTKKVVRDPKVANPKGAPRLAKQRQLGKRRRCANCKHVSHTKRKCPQDRGKKSSAANDADQHGVAGAECQDDSSRMTPASFKREPGHGNAGNYARNLDDLRRQFADSTSGNYVGNNAKAGCTFNDDWANEVRMPACVYVSSLKACDDPSI; encoded by the exons ATGAATGCGGAAGAGGTTGGTGGTAatgaggttcaggaggaacattTGCCTGAAGGAGAACCAGGGTTTGACTTGAGCGCGGATGATATTTTGAACCAAGTTTGGAAAAGTGTGGAAGATGCGTATGAGTTTTATCGAAGGTATGGAAGAGTCAACAGATTTGGGGTACGGAAAGGGGACTCAGGTAAAGATAGCCACAGTAATGTTGTGAGATATCAATTTTTTTGTAACAAGGAAGGATTGAGGGAAATCAAGCACTATAACAGGATTGATAGGCAGCGGGGACACAAACCAGAAACACGGACTGGCTGCAAAGCAATGCTATCAATATACTTGGAGAAGAGTGAGCAGAAATGGAAGGTTAGGAAGGTAGTACTGGATCACAACCATGACCTAGCACCTGTTGGGATGTCTTACCTGATTCGCAGTCATCGCAAAATGACGGACGCGGCAAAGGCTCACATTGACGGGATGCATGCGTATGGAATTGGGACGTCGAAAATCTTGGGTCACATGGCTGGTATGTCAGGTGGATACTCTTTGttgggatttttgaaaaaggatgcGTACAACTACGCGGACAAGATGAGGCGGTCACGAATAGCTGATGGTGATGCGAATGCAACGTTGGTTTACCTTGAGGGAAAGGCTGTTGTTGACCCTATGTATGTTGCACGCTACAACCTCACAAAAGATGAAAGGCTTGGTAACATGGTTTGGGCTGATGGGAATAGCCGGTCTGATTTTCAGTGTTTTGGAGATGTCTTAGCGTTTGACTCCACTTATAGGAAAAATAGATACAAACGTCCAGTAGTGATTTTTTCAGGCTCAAACAACCATAAGCAAACTACTATTTTTGGTTTTGGGTTGTTGATTGATGAAACTGTATCGTCGTATACGTGGATGTTACAGAATTTGCTAGAGGTTATGTGCCAAAAGAAACCTTGTGTAGTTGTTACTGACGGGGACAAAGCAATGATAAAAGCTGTGAAGTCGGTTTTACCTGAGGCAACCCATCATTTGTGTGCGTGGCATGTGGAAAAAAATGTGACATCAAATGTAAAAGACGAACGCCTCCGCAGTTTGTTCAAGCGTTGGTTGTACATGGACATGGAGGTTAATGAATTCAAAGAGGATTGGGCTGCAGCAATTGAGGAGTTTGGGCTGCATGACAGTAGTTGGGCAAGGCACATGCATGAGAAGCGAAAGCTATGGGTAAAGGCGTATTTACGTGACAAGTTTTGCGCCAGATTCCAGACTACGTCGCGATGTGAGGGAATAAATGCTGTGGTTAACAAGTTTTCGAAGTCAAGCCATACTATCCTCGAGTTAGTGCAAAATCTAGAGCTAGTCGTCCATGAATATCGGAACAAAGAGATGTTGCTACAATTTAACTCCATTTACACCAATCCGGTTATGACCACATGTTTGAGGTCAATAGAGATAGCTGCTGCTAGTGTTTATACTCGAGAGTTGTTCGCATATGTTAGGAAAGAGATTGAAGGAGCTGGAGCAGTTAATCTACTTACGAAAAAACGGTGCTTGAATACAACCGTTTATTATCTAGAGGAATATGAGAAACCTGATGTTCAGGTAATGGCCGCCTTCGGGAGAAGTACTGGAAAACTCGACTGTCAATGCTTTTTTTGGGAAAAGAACGGGTACCCATGCAGGCATATGTTCTTTATGATGAAAGCAGCGCATCTGCAGGAAATACCTGAAAGATTGGTCCTGCGACGATGGAGAAAAGATGCCAAAGATATAGATCAATATG GATATGAACGGGACACAAGGGGGACGAAGAAGGTGGTACGGGATCCCAAGGTTGCGAACCCTAAGGGCGCCCCTCGACTGGCCAAACAAAGGCAATTAGGCAAGAGAAGGCGATGTGCTAACTGCAAGCACGTAAGCCATACGAAAAGAAAATGTCCCCAGGATAGGGGGAAGAAGTCGTCAGCAGCTAACGATGCGGACCAGCACGGTGTGGCCGGAGCAGAATGCCAAGATGATTCATCTAGGATGACACCTGCGAGTTTCAAG AGGGAACCTGGCCATGGAAATGCTGGAAATTATGCACGGAACCTAGATGACTTAAGGAGACAGTTCGCTGATTCGACCTCCGGCAACTACGTAGGAAACAATGCGAAGGCAGGATGCACCTTCAATGACGATTGGGCAAACGAGGTTAGGATGCCTGCATGTGTATATGTATCATCGTTAAAAGCTTGCGATGATCCAAGTATTTAG